A part of Aquibium oceanicum genomic DNA contains:
- the thrC gene encoding threonine synthase, producing the protein MRYISTRGTAPVLGFGDVLLAGLARDGGLYLPQTWPQLSPADIRALRGLSYPEIAIRILTPFLGGEIDAATFSRIVNESYATFRHPATCPIVQTGADEFVLELFHGPTLAFKDVAMQLLARLMDHVLAERGERATIVGATSGDTGGAAIEAFAGRDRADLFVLFPHGKVSPVQQFQMTSSAAPNVHALAIEGNFDDCQSIVKAMFNDHGFRDRMGLSGVNSINWARIMAQIVYYFSSAISLGAPDRPVSFTVPTGNFGDIFAGYAAKRMGLPIERLVIATNDNDILARTLETGRYETRSVIATTSPSMDIQISSNFERLLFEAAGRSAEATVSAMEGLKQSGAFTVPEATLAAIRAEFSAGRSSMDETAATIADTLADCGYLTDPHTATALAVARREAAGSAPMIVLSTAHPAKFPDAVEAAAGIRPNLPSWLAGLMEREEKYTVLPSDVKMVEDHISSRARTAA; encoded by the coding sequence ATGCGCTACATCAGCACCAGGGGCACTGCGCCCGTTCTCGGATTCGGCGACGTGCTGCTCGCCGGCCTCGCGCGCGACGGCGGGCTCTATCTGCCGCAGACGTGGCCGCAGTTGTCGCCGGCGGATATCCGGGCGCTGCGCGGGTTGTCATATCCAGAGATCGCCATCCGCATCCTGACGCCGTTCCTGGGTGGGGAGATCGACGCGGCGACGTTCTCGCGCATCGTCAACGAGAGCTACGCGACGTTCCGCCATCCCGCCACCTGCCCGATCGTGCAGACGGGGGCGGACGAGTTCGTGCTGGAACTCTTCCATGGTCCGACGCTGGCCTTCAAGGACGTCGCCATGCAGCTGCTCGCGCGGCTGATGGACCACGTGCTGGCCGAGCGCGGCGAGCGCGCAACCATCGTCGGCGCCACCTCGGGCGACACCGGCGGCGCCGCGATCGAGGCCTTCGCGGGACGCGACCGGGCCGATCTCTTCGTGCTCTTCCCGCACGGCAAGGTGTCGCCGGTGCAGCAGTTCCAGATGACGTCCTCGGCCGCGCCCAACGTGCACGCCCTGGCGATCGAGGGCAATTTCGACGACTGCCAGAGCATCGTGAAGGCGATGTTCAACGACCACGGCTTTCGCGATCGCATGGGCCTGTCGGGCGTGAACTCGATCAACTGGGCGCGCATTATGGCGCAGATTGTCTACTACTTCTCTTCCGCGATCAGCCTCGGCGCGCCCGATCGTCCGGTCTCCTTCACCGTGCCGACGGGCAATTTCGGCGACATCTTCGCCGGATATGCCGCCAAGCGCATGGGCCTGCCGATCGAGCGGCTGGTCATCGCCACCAACGACAACGACATTCTGGCCCGCACGCTGGAGACGGGGCGCTACGAGACGCGCTCGGTGATCGCCACCACCTCGCCGTCGATGGACATCCAGATCTCGTCGAACTTCGAGCGCCTGCTTTTCGAGGCGGCGGGCCGCTCGGCCGAGGCAACGGTCTCGGCGATGGAGGGACTGAAGCAGTCCGGCGCCTTCACGGTGCCGGAAGCCACGCTCGCCGCGATCCGTGCGGAGTTCTCCGCCGGGCGCTCGTCGATGGACGAGACCGCCGCGACGATCGCCGATACGCTCGCCGACTGCGGCTATCTCACCGACCCCCATACGGCCACCGCACTCGCGGTCGCACGGCGGGAAGCGGCGGGTTCTGCGCCGATGATCGTCTTGTCGACGGCGCATCCGGCTAAGTTTCCGGACGCGGTGGAAGCGGCCGCGGGAATCCGCCCGAACTTGCCATCATGGCTGGCCGGGCTTATGGAACGGGAGGAAAAGTACACGGTCCTTCCATCCGACGTGAAAATGGTGGAAGATCACATAAGCAGCCGTGCACGTACGGCGGCTTAG